From one Luteipulveratus mongoliensis genomic stretch:
- a CDS encoding DEAD/DEAH box helicase, which yields MSEGYEVSAAGWVRRVSDPGIERICGDLALERGLGYLDAERVTSITTGDQGRMLLAVVAGSRPNPYSTMITASGRDVAGEPEWSGRCSCPVQVSCKHVVAVIMTAREALVADPSTEPTESRQPWRAALASLVETAPEPVSERHPQLGLFVSVRRRATSVRDSTPRTHIEVSPTRRTKTGRWSKSAGWADFVYRHTERTSDPRQLKAIRELHAMVEQDKAWRFASRGPTVSLHDLPAAVWPLLARAVAAGIELVPSPHDDLDEVVLAEQPADVGLTIDRDDEGGLMLGSQLDHMLLDHTTTDEDAAGQGSGRHLRLVSDAAPQASRHLLGVPAHGVAVIDGGHLTLIPLTESPDELTSDLLDRPPLRIPADDVPEFEAIYLPRLRERTPLRGATVAGRGEAASGVRLHVRAGSPSTGAVRVELSFLYGEGHLVPVGLGSSMKGRRRGDERALVESLNEPLHELGLLEPIGGIGFWPIGSTRLTGMDAVRLTLALDELGGRDNVEVELVDDLPPFEQSTAEPLIQLSTAESESSDWFDLHVTVTIDQEQVPFEPLFTALARDEDHLVLESGTWFSLAHPALHRLRDLIGEARELADPQAKSLQLNRFQVGLWDELVSVGVIGEQCSAWEQSVDRLRQLDKIVTPEMPTGFQAQLRPYQEDGFAWLSTLWDTGLGGVLADDMGLGKTVQTLAMLARAAEAGEIGGEAGPVLVVAPTSVVGTWASEAAKFAPSLTVVQVTETSKKRTASLAEVAAVADVVVTSYAVLRLDADAFHGQRWRGLVLDEAQMVKNHQSKTYQAARRIGAPFTLAISGTPLENSLMDLWSLLSLTAPGLYPRPEQFTIAYRKPIESGERPELLDQLRRRIRPLMLRRTKSAVAADLPEKQIQVMSVPHHPVHARIYEQHLSRERQRIMGLLGEPEANRVAILASLTRLRQLALDPALVDDSYAGVATSAKITALVDQLREVRQEGHRALVFSQFTSYLRLVESALGNAGLGTCYLDGTMTAKARTAMIEEFKGGDADAFLISLKAGGVGLTLTEADYVFVMDPWWNPAAEAQAIDRTHRIGQDKSVMVYRMVSRGTIEEKVVALQDRKRDLFDRVIDDGGAMSGKITADDIRALLD from the coding sequence GTGAGTGAGGGGTACGAAGTCTCGGCAGCCGGGTGGGTCCGGCGCGTCAGTGACCCCGGGATCGAGCGGATCTGCGGTGATCTCGCGCTCGAGCGCGGACTCGGATATCTCGACGCTGAGCGGGTCACGTCCATCACCACCGGCGACCAGGGCCGGATGCTGCTGGCGGTGGTCGCGGGCAGCCGGCCCAACCCGTACTCCACGATGATCACCGCGAGCGGTCGCGACGTCGCCGGTGAGCCGGAGTGGTCGGGCCGGTGCAGCTGCCCGGTGCAGGTCAGCTGCAAGCACGTCGTCGCCGTCATCATGACCGCGCGCGAGGCGCTGGTGGCCGACCCGTCCACTGAGCCGACCGAGTCGCGTCAGCCCTGGCGCGCCGCGCTCGCCAGCCTGGTCGAGACCGCGCCCGAGCCGGTGTCCGAGCGGCACCCACAGCTCGGTCTCTTCGTCTCTGTGCGACGTCGGGCGACATCGGTGCGGGACAGCACGCCGCGGACCCACATCGAGGTGAGCCCGACGCGGCGTACCAAGACGGGCCGCTGGTCCAAGTCGGCCGGCTGGGCGGACTTCGTCTATCGGCACACCGAGCGGACGTCCGACCCGCGTCAGCTCAAGGCGATCCGTGAGCTGCACGCGATGGTCGAGCAGGACAAGGCGTGGCGCTTCGCCTCGCGCGGACCGACCGTGTCGCTGCATGACCTGCCAGCAGCCGTGTGGCCGCTGCTGGCACGGGCGGTCGCGGCGGGCATCGAGCTGGTGCCGTCGCCGCACGACGACCTGGACGAGGTTGTCCTGGCCGAGCAGCCGGCCGACGTCGGTCTCACGATCGACCGGGACGACGAGGGCGGCTTGATGCTCGGCTCGCAGCTCGACCACATGCTGCTGGACCACACGACCACCGATGAGGACGCCGCCGGCCAGGGATCGGGTCGACACCTTCGACTCGTGTCCGACGCGGCGCCTCAGGCGTCGCGTCACCTCCTCGGGGTGCCGGCTCATGGCGTCGCGGTCATCGACGGCGGTCACCTCACCCTGATCCCGCTCACCGAGTCGCCCGACGAGCTCACGTCCGACCTGCTGGACCGACCGCCGCTGCGCATCCCGGCCGATGACGTGCCCGAGTTCGAGGCGATCTACCTACCGCGGCTGCGGGAGCGGACGCCCCTGCGAGGCGCCACGGTCGCGGGGCGGGGAGAGGCTGCGTCCGGCGTACGACTGCATGTGCGTGCCGGGTCGCCGTCAACAGGTGCGGTGCGGGTGGAGCTGTCGTTCTTGTACGGCGAGGGTCACCTTGTGCCCGTCGGGCTGGGTTCGTCGATGAAGGGTCGCAGGCGGGGCGACGAGCGTGCCCTGGTCGAGTCGCTGAACGAACCGCTGCACGAGCTCGGACTGCTCGAACCCATTGGTGGCATTGGCTTCTGGCCCATCGGCAGCACACGCCTGACAGGCATGGACGCCGTGCGGCTGACGCTCGCGCTGGACGAGCTGGGTGGCCGGGACAACGTCGAGGTCGAGCTGGTCGATGACCTGCCGCCGTTCGAGCAGTCGACGGCCGAGCCGCTGATCCAGCTCAGCACGGCTGAGTCGGAGTCCAGCGACTGGTTCGACCTGCACGTCACGGTCACGATCGACCAGGAGCAGGTGCCGTTCGAGCCGCTGTTCACCGCGCTCGCGCGCGACGAGGACCACCTCGTGCTCGAGTCGGGCACCTGGTTCAGCCTGGCGCACCCGGCCCTCCATCGGCTGCGTGACCTGATCGGCGAAGCCCGCGAGCTGGCGGATCCGCAGGCAAAGTCATTGCAGCTCAACCGTTTTCAGGTCGGGCTGTGGGACGAGCTGGTGTCCGTCGGGGTGATCGGCGAGCAGTGCTCCGCCTGGGAGCAGTCGGTCGATCGGCTCCGTCAGCTCGACAAGATCGTCACCCCCGAGATGCCGACCGGTTTCCAGGCTCAGCTGCGTCCCTACCAGGAGGACGGGTTCGCCTGGCTGTCGACGCTGTGGGACACCGGACTCGGTGGCGTGCTTGCCGACGACATGGGCCTCGGCAAGACCGTCCAGACGTTGGCGATGCTCGCGCGCGCGGCCGAGGCCGGTGAGATCGGCGGCGAGGCGGGGCCGGTGCTCGTCGTCGCGCCGACGTCCGTCGTCGGCACGTGGGCGAGCGAGGCCGCGAAGTTCGCGCCGTCGCTGACCGTGGTGCAGGTGACCGAGACGTCCAAGAAGCGCACCGCGAGCCTCGCGGAGGTGGCCGCGGTCGCCGATGTCGTCGTGACCTCCTACGCCGTGCTGCGGCTGGACGCCGACGCGTTCCACGGCCAGCGCTGGCGCGGCCTCGTGCTCGACGAGGCGCAGATGGTCAAGAACCACCAGTCCAAGACATATCAGGCAGCCCGGCGGATCGGGGCGCCGTTCACGCTGGCGATCTCCGGCACACCGCTCGAGAACTCACTGATGGACCTGTGGTCGCTGCTGTCGCTGACGGCACCGGGCCTCTACCCGCGGCCCGAGCAGTTCACGATCGCCTACCGCAAGCCGATCGAGTCGGGTGAGCGCCCGGAGCTGCTCGACCAGCTGCGGCGACGGATCCGGCCACTGATGCTCCGGCGTACCAAGTCCGCGGTCGCGGCCGATCTGCCGGAGAAGCAGATCCAGGTGATGTCGGTCCCGCACCACCCGGTGCACGCGCGGATCTACGAGCAGCACCTCTCGCGCGAGAGGCAGCGGATCATGGGGCTGCTCGGCGAGCCCGAGGCCAACCGCGTGGCGATCCTCGCCTCCCTCACGCGACTGCGCCAGCTCGCGCTCGACCCCGCGCTGGTCGACGACTCGTACGCCGGAGTCGCAACCTCCGCCAAGATCACTGCGCTGGTCGACCAGCTGCGCGAGGTACGCCAGGAAGGGCACCGGGCGCTGGTGTTCAGCCAGTTCACGTCCTACCTGCGACTGGTCGAGTCGGCGCTGGGCAACGCGGGCCTGGGCACGTGCTACCTCGACGGGACCATGACGGCCAAGGCGCGCACGGCGATGATCGAGGAGTTCAAGGGCGGCGACGCCGATGCGTTCCTGATCTCGTTGAAGGCCGGCGGCGTTGGATTGACGCTCACCGAGGCCGACTACGTCTTCGTGATGGACCCCTGGTGGAACCCTGCCGCCGAGGCGCAGGCCATCGACCGCACGCACCGCATCGGTCAGGACAAGTCGGTGATGGTCTACCGGATGGTGTCGCGCGGCACGATCGAGGAAAAGGTCGTCGCGCTGCAGGACCGCAAGCGTGACCTGTTCGACCGGGTGATCGACGACGGTGGTGCGATGTCCGGCAAGATCACCGCCGACGACATCCGCGCCCTCCTCGACTGA